One genomic window of Erinaceus europaeus chromosome 7, mEriEur2.1, whole genome shotgun sequence includes the following:
- the MARS2 gene encoding methionine--tRNA ligase, mitochondrial, with the protein MLPPFASRLLGRPGAGKLWLLHVSWPRSYCSRPVAARDGDSDADGDSRVFFTTPIFYVNAAPHIGHLYSALLADALCRHRRLRVVGDATTRFSTGTDEHGLKIQQAAAAAGLAPAELCDRVSAQFRQLFRRAGVASTAFVRTTEPRHRAAVQHFWAALSARGLLRKGLYEGWYCASDECFLPEAKVGRQRGPEGAPSTVSLESGHPVVWTREENYLFPLSQFREQLRRWLDREPGAIVPAPFRQAALEWLDEELPDLSVSRRRSLLPWGVPVPGDDSQTVYVWLDALVSYLTALGYPEPGFQAWWTGSCHVIGKDILRFHAIYWPALLLGAGLRPPRRILVHSHWTVRGRKMSKSLGNVVDPGACLDRYTVDGFRYFLLRQGVPAWDCDYSDTKVVKLLDAELADALGGLLSRCTAASINPSGTYPTFGATCFSARAGPEDYELLRAVAALPGQVASHYESFQVYKALEAVSGCVRQTNGFVQRHAPWKLSRDDPADAAWLGTVLHVALECLRVFGTLLQPVTPSLADRLLSRLGVGATERGLAELDFLPQFYGHPSPFEGRRLGSETGLFFPRLDQSRAKQVKAHRT; encoded by the coding sequence ATGCTGCCGCCGTTTGCCTCCAGGCTGCTGGGGCGCCCCGGGGCGGGGAAACTCTGGCTTCTGCACGTCTCCTGGCCTCGCAGCTACTGCTCGCGCCCCGTCGCCGCCCGCGATGGGGACAGCGACGCCGACGGTGACTCGCGCGTCTTCTTCACGACGCCCATTTTCTACGTGAACGCGGCGCCGCACATCGGACACCTGTACTCAGCGCTGCTGGCGGACGCCCTGTGCCGCCACCGGCGCCTCCGCGTCGTGGGCGACGCGACCACGCGCTTCTCCACCGGCACAGACGAGCACGGCCTCAAGATCCAGCAGGCGGCGGCCGCCGCGGGCCTGGCGCCTGCCGAGCTGTGCGACCGCGTCTCGGCCCAGTTCCGGCAGCTGTTCCGACGGGCGGGCGTGGCGTCCACCGCTTTCGTGCGCACCACAGAACCCCGGCACCGCGCGGCGGTGCAGCACTTCTGGGCGGCGCTGAGCGCCCGCGGGCTGCTCCGCAAGGGGCTGTACGAGGGCTGGTACTGCGCGTCAGACGAGTGCTTCCTGCCGGAGGCCAAGGTCGGCCGGCAGCGAGGCCCGGAGGGGGCCCCGAGCACCGTGTCCCTGGAGAGCGGCCACCCGGTGGTCTGGACCCGGGAGGAGAACTACCTGTTCCCGCTGTCCCAGTTCCGCGAGCAGCTGCGCCGCTGGCTGGATCGCGAGCCGGGCGCCATCGTCCCCGCGCCCTTCCGCCAGGCGGCGCTCGAGTGGCTGGACGAGGAGCTGCCGGACCTGTCGGTGTCCCGCCGGCGCAGCCTGCTGCCCTGGGGCGTGCCGGTGCCGGGCGATGACTCGCAGACGGTGTACGTGTGGCTGGACGCCCTGGTGAGCTACCTGACCGCGCTGGGCTACCCGGAGCCGGGCTTCCAGGCATGGTGGACGGGAAGCTGCCACGTTATCGGTAAGGACATTCTCCGCTTCCACGCCATCTACTGGCCCGCGCTGCTGCTGGGGGCCGGCCTGCGCCCGCCGCGCCGCATCCTCGTGCATTCGCACTGGACGGTGCGCGGCCGGAAGATGTCCAAGAGCCTGGGCAACGTGGTGGACCCCGGCGCCTGCCTGGACCGCTACACGGTGGACGGCTTCCGCTACTTCCTGCTGCGGCAGGGCGTCCCCGCCTGGGACTGCGACTACTCGGACACCAAGGTGGTGAAGCTGCTGGACGCCGAGCTGGCCGATGCGCTCGGCGGCCTCCTGAGCCGCTGCACCGCAGCCAGCATCAACCCGTCGGGCACCTACCCGACCTTCGGCGCCACCTGCTTCTCTGCGCGCGCCGGGCCGGAGGACTACGAGCTGCTGCGGGCGGTGGCCGCCCTGCCCGGCCAGGTGGCGAGCCACTACGAGAGCTTCCAGGTGTACAAGGCGCTGGAGGCGGTGTCTGGCTGTGTGCGGCAGACGAATGGCTTCGTGCAGAGGCACGCGCCCTGGAAGCTGAGCCGGGATGACCCAGCCGACGCCGCCTGGCTGGGCACGGTGCTGCACGTGGCCCTGGAGTGCTTGCGCGTGTTCGGGACTCTGCTCCAGCCCGTGACCCCGAGTCTCGCCGACAGGCTGCTGTCCAGGCTGGGCGTCGGGGCCACGGAGAGGGGCCTTGCAGAGCTTGACTTCCTGCCACAGTTCTACGGACATCCGAGCCCCTTCGAAGGGAGAAGGCTGGGGTCCGAGACCGGGCTCTTCTTCCCAAGACTGGACCAGTCCAGGGCCAAGCAGGTGAAAGCCCACCGGACCTAG